The window CCGTTCAACAACGGGACCGTGATTGAATTCAGCTTGGCGCGAGCCGAGCGCGTGCGCCTCGACGTGCTCAACCTGCTGGGGCAAATCGTGCGTGTCCTCGTTGACGAGCCGAGGGCGGCCGGAGTACACCGCGTGGAGTGGGATGGGCTGAATCAATCTGGCGACCGTGTGGCGACCGGTATCTACCTGTACCGGCTCCGCGCCGGCGAACATCTGGAAACGAAGAAGATGATGCTGTTGAAGTAGCGAGTGGCCCCTTGGGTCGAAGCGCTCAGGTTTTCAGGGCAAAGTCGAATTCACGGAAGCTGCGCGTGTCGCCGCCGAAGGCGATTCCCATTTTCTTGAGCATGTCGAATGGTGGCAGGCCGCCGATCTGCACGATGACAAAGTCATTCGGTAGCTCGACCTGACCTGGCGGTGTTCCCAGCAGCACTGATTCAGGCCGTATCTCGACCACCTGCGACTCGAACAGCGCCTTCAGTTTGCGGGCGGCGATCATGCGCGTGACGGCTTCTTCGTTTTTCTTCTTCACTCTGAAAAAACCGCTTTTGCGGTAGGATATGGTCACATCATTACCGGGCTGCCTGGCCAGGCCGACCGCAGCCTCGACTGCGCTGTCGCCCCCGCCGACCACCAGCATTCTCTTGCCCTGATACGACTGCGCGTCCATTAGCTGATAGGTTACCTTGGCCAGTTCCTCGCCGGGGACCTCGAGTTTGCGCGGCGTGCCGCGGCGCCCCATCGCCAGCACCACGTATCGGGCCAGATACGAATTCGATACGGTGCGCACGTCGAACGCACTCCCATTCCACGTGACTGACTCGACACATTCACCGGCTCGCACGTTGAGTCGGAACTGCTCGGTGATCGCCTGCCAGATGTCCAAAAGCAGTTCTTTGGAGTACTCCTCTTTGGTCAGTCGGCCGTAGAGCGGAATATCGACCGGCTGAGTCATCACCAGCTTCTG is drawn from Candidatus Zixiibacteriota bacterium and contains these coding sequences:
- a CDS encoding NAD(P)-binding domain-containing protein gives rise to the protein MQQFLIWLGVILLGLIILVPYVRRFRRQQHTTAERKKEARALGIDRPRSQYPMIDRSVCIGCGSCVAACPEGDVLGVVWGVAEVINWERCVGHGYCETACPVGAMKVGLGDVTSRPDIPILSSCNETGVPGIFIAGELGGLSLIRHAVAQGKMVVDEIAGRLHGPSHDDLYDIVIVGAGPAGLTAGLAATQHRLKYMLLDARDVGGTILHYPRQKLVMTQPVDIPLYGRLTKEEYSKELLLDIWQAITEQFRLNVRAGECVESVTWNGSAFDVRTVSNSYLARYVVLAMGRRGTPRKLEVPGEELAKVTYQLMDAQSYQGKRMLVVGGGDSAVEAAVGLARQPGNDVTISYRKSGFFRVKKKNEEAVTRMIAARKLKALFESQVVEIRPESVLLGTPPGQVELPNDFVIVQIGGLPPFDMLKKMGIAFGGDTRSFREFDFALKT